The following proteins come from a genomic window of Miscanthus floridulus cultivar M001 chromosome 2, ASM1932011v1, whole genome shotgun sequence:
- the LOC136540892 gene encoding uncharacterized protein encodes MSKPNRSDAHLSAEDEATLEAEVRGYYDEAEPKRHTKPSRSEHSAVYTDALVPDAGGNTHPELDKFQELEAHTERLVYEGGNVGEEFVETEYYKDLGGVGKQHHTTGTGFIKIDKAKGASFKLSEDPNAEKRHASCKGNPATNEWIPSPDTVYPASDKPSRSDS; translated from the exons atgtCGAAGCCCAACAGGAGCGACGCGCACCTCTCCGCCGAGGACGAGGCGACGCTGGAGGCTGAGGTGCGGGGGTACTacgacgaggcggagcccaagCGCCACACCAAGCCTTCCCGCAGCGAGCACTCCGCCGTGTACACCGACGCGCTCGTCCCGGACGCCGGCGGCAACACCCATCCGGAGCTCGACAAGTTCCAGGAGCTCGAAGCCCACACTGAG AGGTTGGTGTACGAGGGCGGCAATGTCGGAGAGGAGTTCGTGGAGACGGAGTACTACAAGGACCTCGGCGGCGTCGGCAAGCAGCATCACACG ACCGGAACGGGCTTCATCAAGATAGACAAAGCTAAGGGCGCCTCGTTCAAATTGTCTGAAGACCCAAATGCAGAGAAGCGCCATGCTTCTTGCAAGGGAAACCCTGCTACCAATGAGTGGATCCCGTCACCTGACACG GTGTACCCGGCGTCAGACAAGCCAAGCAGAAGCGACAGCTGA
- the LOC136540893 gene encoding uncharacterized protein, which produces MGRSGGEAAGKRQQFGSMEEFWGFYLSQHSKPGTRRWHFLGTLASLACVVLAAATGRAAILLAGPVLGYGMAWYSHFFVEGNRPATFGHPVWSFICDHRMFVLILTGRIDAELARFRVRPTPDAAAASTHQD; this is translated from the coding sequence ATGGGGAGGAGCGGCGGCGAGGCGGCGGGGAAGAGGCAGCAGTTCGGGAGCATGGAGGAGTTCTGGGGCTTCTACCTGAGCCAGCACTCCAAGCCGGGCACGCGGCGGTGGCACTTCCTCGGCACGCTGGCCTCGCTGGCCTGCGTGGTGCTCGCGGCCGCCACTGGCCGCGCCGCGATCCTCCTCGCGGGGCCCGTTCTCGGGTACGGCATGGCGTGGTACAGCCACTTCTTCGTGGAGGGCAACCGCCCTGCCACGTTCGGCCACCCCGTGTGGTCTTTCATCTGCGACCACCGCATGTTCGTGCTCATCCTCACCGGCCGTATCGACGCTGAGCTCGCCCGCTTCCGCGTCCGGCCGACGCCCGACGCCGCGGCGGCCTCTACGCACCAGGACTGA